A stretch of the uncultured Desulfobacter sp. genome encodes the following:
- a CDS encoding LysR family transcriptional regulator yields MDLYHLKTFFFLAKEKNFTQAARRLFVTQSAVSHAIKKLELSMDTPLFTRQGKTMDLTPAGRILFRSCEKIFYEVEKADQEISTYRKKALVTIRIGSTVEFGASILINHIKPFLDTHPEIHLDFYLSPDLETPLLRDEVDLIIDCVAHELPSIERIYLFQEQYVTIAAPDFLEHHRISGIDDLSRVNILSSDKQLVWWRNFITAIPEDKRSCLKNVVQINHIRGIINAAMSGLGIGFVPKYTVIRELEEKSLVDPFPQIQPNADHFNIFIKKEKLEFIKNKALINYLTRIKPSEFGVG; encoded by the coding sequence ATGGACCTTTACCACCTGAAAACCTTTTTCTTTCTGGCCAAAGAAAAAAACTTCACCCAGGCAGCCCGACGGCTTTTCGTAACCCAGTCCGCTGTCAGCCATGCCATAAAAAAACTTGAACTCTCCATGGATACACCGTTATTCACCCGCCAGGGAAAAACCATGGACCTGACCCCGGCCGGTCGCATTTTGTTCCGGTCCTGTGAAAAAATTTTTTATGAAGTAGAAAAAGCAGACCAGGAGATATCCACCTATCGAAAAAAGGCGTTGGTCACCATCCGTATCGGATCCACGGTTGAGTTCGGTGCATCCATTCTGATCAACCATATCAAACCATTTCTGGACACCCATCCGGAAATCCACCTGGATTTTTATCTCTCCCCGGATCTTGAAACACCACTGCTCCGGGACGAGGTGGATCTGATCATTGATTGCGTGGCCCATGAGCTGCCCTCCATTGAACGCATTTACCTGTTCCAGGAGCAGTATGTCACCATAGCCGCCCCGGACTTTCTTGAGCACCACCGGATATCCGGCATTGACGATCTATCCCGGGTAAACATTCTGTCCAGTGACAAACAACTGGTCTGGTGGCGCAATTTTATAACAGCCATTCCGGAAGACAAACGGTCCTGCCTTAAAAACGTCGTACAGATCAATCACATCAGGGGAATCATCAACGCGGCCATGTCCGGCCTCGGTATCGGATTTGTGCCGAAATACACGGTGATCAGAGAACTTGAAGAAAAAAGTCTTGTGGATCCGTTCCCTCAAATCCAGCCCAACGCAGACCATTTTAATATCTTCATCAAAAAGGAAAAACTGGAATTTATAAAAAACAAGGCCCTTATTAACTACCTGACCCGGATCAAACCCAGTGAATTCGGGGTGGGGTAG